One window of the Candidatus Rokuibacteriota bacterium genome contains the following:
- a CDS encoding PaaI family thioesterase yields the protein MSDAGLSVEQIQAIFDASPFLGFLRLRVVALDHDAATLTVSMPMRPEFERRLGTGQFHGGPIAAFIDAVGDFAIGMAVGGGVPTINLRIDYLRQAVGGVLTGTARVRRAGRTVALVDVDVYDEQRALVAVGRGTYSPQLS from the coding sequence GTGAGCGACGCCGGGCTCTCCGTCGAGCAGATCCAGGCCATCTTCGACGCCTCGCCCTTTCTCGGCTTCCTGCGCCTCCGGGTCGTCGCGCTCGACCACGACGCGGCCACGCTGACGGTGAGCATGCCGATGAGGCCTGAGTTTGAGCGGCGGCTGGGAACCGGGCAGTTCCACGGAGGACCGATCGCAGCCTTCATCGACGCAGTCGGCGACTTCGCGATCGGCATGGCGGTGGGCGGAGGGGTGCCCACGATCAACCTCCGGATCGATTACCTGCGGCAGGCGGTCGGCGGCGTCCTGACGGGCACCGCGCGGGTTCGCCGGGCCGGGCGCACCGTGGCCCTCGTGGACGTGGACGTCTACGACGAGCAGCGGGCCCTCGTCGCCGTCGGCCGAGGCACGTACTCGCCCCAGCTCAGCTGA
- a CDS encoding SDR family NAD(P)-dependent oxidoreductase — MRLKGKVAIVTGGGHGIGAAYCEGLAEEGAAVAVAELDADAAQEVAEKLKKKGYECALAT; from the coding sequence ATGCGACTTAAAGGGAAGGTAGCGATCGTCACGGGAGGCGGTCACGGCATTGGCGCCGCGTACTGCGAAGGCCTGGCGGAAGAGGGCGCCGCAGTGGCGGTCGCCGAGTTGGATGCGGACGCCGCACAGGAAGTCGCCGAGAAGCTCAAGAAGAAAGGCTACGAGTGCGCGTTGGCGACATAA
- the phnD gene encoding phosphate/phosphite/phosphonate ABC transporter substrate-binding protein, whose amino-acid sequence MRVRRRLTALAALIVLIAGFAALAAAAEGCAPRGKLDPIYCDDNGDGIADPPKDPAKLLNPDPLVFAYVPVEDPAVYGPVFADLLRHIEKVTGKKVQYFGPQNYAAQLEAMRSGRLHVTGYSTGSVVWAVNVAGAVPFAQMATDKGPRGYHMVVIARGNDARINSVADLKGKRVAHVSQTSSSGHQAPVFFFTRLGVVPGKDYEIVFSSKHDNSILGVVNGDYDAAPVADTVLERMVNRGVVKRGDYKVVYTSPVFPTAGFSYYYALDPKLAAKIKEAFYTFKIQGTSLGQDFRDATHFVPIDYRKDWEAVAGMLDANGVVFSRESAEYKKFSAPPRKGGE is encoded by the coding sequence ATGAGAGTGAGGCGGCGATTGACCGCCCTGGCCGCGCTCATCGTGCTGATCGCCGGCTTTGCGGCGCTCGCGGCGGCGGCCGAGGGCTGCGCCCCCCGCGGCAAGCTTGACCCGATCTACTGCGACGACAACGGCGATGGCATCGCCGACCCGCCCAAGGACCCCGCCAAGCTCCTCAATCCCGACCCGCTCGTCTTCGCCTACGTCCCGGTCGAGGACCCGGCCGTCTACGGCCCCGTCTTCGCCGACCTGCTGCGCCACATCGAGAAGGTCACCGGCAAGAAGGTCCAGTACTTCGGCCCCCAGAACTACGCGGCCCAGCTCGAGGCCATGCGCTCGGGCCGGCTGCACGTCACGGGCTACTCCACCGGCAGCGTGGTCTGGGCCGTGAACGTGGCCGGCGCGGTGCCCTTCGCCCAGATGGCCACGGACAAGGGACCGCGCGGCTACCACATGGTCGTCATCGCCCGCGGCAACGACGCCAGGATCAACTCGGTGGCCGACCTCAAGGGCAAGCGCGTGGCCCACGTCTCCCAGACCTCGAGCTCCGGCCACCAGGCGCCCGTCTTCTTCTTCACCAGGCTCGGGGTGGTGCCGGGCAAGGATTACGAGATCGTCTTCTCGAGCAAGCACGACAACTCCATCCTCGGCGTGGTGAACGGCGACTACGACGCCGCCCCGGTGGCCGACACGGTGCTCGAGCGCATGGTGAACCGCGGCGTGGTCAAGCGCGGGGACTACAAGGTCGTCTACACCTCGCCCGTGTTCCCCACGGCGGGCTTCTCCTACTACTACGCCCTTGATCCGAAGCTGGCCGCCAAGATCAAGGAGGCCTTCTACACCTTCAAGATCCAGGGCACGAGCCTGGGCCAGGACTTCCGCGACGCCACCCACTTCGTCCCCATCGACTACAGGAAGGACTGGGAGGCCGTCGCGGGCATGCTCGACGCCAACGGCGTCGTCTTCTCCCGCGAGTCGGCCGAGTACAAGAAATTCTCCGCGCCGCCGAGAAAAGGCGGGGAGTAG
- a CDS encoding amidase produces the protein MDLKGLHQLSASEAARLIREGAISSEQLVEACLARVRERDAQVQAWSFLDPDHALDQARRADQWRLSGQPIGPLHGVPIGVKDIFDTADMPTENGCVLHAGRTPSLDAAAVAALRGAGAVIMGKTVTTELAAYTAGKTRNPHDSEHTPGGSSSGSAASVAAGMVPLAIGSQTNGSVIRPASFCGVYGFKPTHGLIPRAGALALSRALDHVGVFARTIEDVALLTEQLVGYDERDPDTRPRARMPLVEVAAEEPPISPMFAFVKTPRWDRVDGDAREALAELTDHLGDRVEELELSAASEEAFEWHRVIMEADMAASFRREWEEGRSRLSPSLYAQLERGREVRAVDYLRALASIPALNDSFAELFAQRYDAILTPAAAGTAPRGLGSTGDPAFCTLWTLCGMPALSVPLMQGANGLPLGVQLVGPRHGDARLLRTARWLVARAGAA, from the coding sequence ATGGATCTGAAGGGCCTTCACCAGCTCTCGGCCTCGGAGGCGGCGCGCCTGATTCGCGAGGGCGCCATCAGCTCGGAGCAGCTGGTCGAGGCGTGCCTGGCGCGTGTGCGCGAGAGGGACGCGCAGGTCCAGGCCTGGTCGTTTCTCGATCCTGACCACGCGCTCGACCAGGCTCGCCGCGCCGACCAATGGCGGCTCTCCGGGCAGCCCATCGGGCCGCTGCATGGCGTGCCGATCGGCGTCAAGGACATCTTCGATACGGCCGACATGCCGACCGAGAACGGGTGCGTCCTGCACGCCGGTCGCACGCCCTCCCTTGACGCGGCCGCCGTCGCGGCGCTGCGCGGGGCGGGCGCGGTGATCATGGGCAAGACCGTGACGACCGAGCTGGCCGCGTACACCGCCGGCAAGACGCGCAACCCGCACGACAGCGAGCACACCCCGGGCGGCTCGTCCAGCGGGTCGGCCGCGTCGGTCGCCGCCGGCATGGTGCCGCTCGCGATCGGCAGCCAGACCAACGGCTCGGTCATCCGCCCGGCGTCGTTCTGCGGCGTGTACGGTTTCAAGCCCACCCACGGACTGATCCCGCGCGCTGGAGCGCTCGCGCTGTCCCGCGCGCTCGACCACGTCGGCGTCTTCGCCCGCACCATCGAGGATGTGGCGCTCCTCACCGAGCAGCTCGTGGGCTACGACGAGCGCGACCCCGACACGCGGCCCCGCGCGCGCATGCCGCTCGTTGAGGTCGCGGCCGAGGAGCCGCCGATCTCGCCGATGTTCGCGTTCGTGAAGACACCGCGCTGGGACCGCGTCGACGGCGACGCGAGGGAGGCCCTCGCCGAGCTGACCGATCACCTCGGCGACCGCGTGGAGGAGCTCGAGCTGTCCGCTGCGTCCGAGGAGGCGTTCGAGTGGCACCGGGTCATCATGGAAGCCGACATGGCCGCGAGCTTCCGCAGGGAGTGGGAGGAGGGGCGCAGCCGGCTATCCCCATCGCTCTACGCGCAGCTTGAGCGAGGGCGAGAGGTGCGCGCGGTCGACTACCTGCGCGCGCTGGCCAGCATCCCGGCGCTCAATGACAGCTTCGCGGAGCTGTTCGCCCAGCGCTATGACGCCATCCTGACTCCGGCCGCGGCCGGCACCGCGCCACGCGGCCTCGGCTCGACCGGAGATCCGGCCTTCTGCACGTTGTGGACGCTGTGCGGCATGCCCGCGTTGAGCGTGCCGCTGATGCAGGGCGCGAACGGCCTGCCGCTCGGCGTACAGCTGGTCGGTCCGCGGCACGGCGACGCGCGGCTGCTGCGCACCGCGCGGTGGCTCGTGGCCCGGGCCGGGGCCGCCTGA
- the phnC gene encoding phosphonate ABC transporter ATP-binding protein produces MLEVSGLTKRYPAGDEALRGVSLAVGAHEVVFVIGPSGAGKSTLIRCVNRLVEPDSGSVTLDGLELTTLAPAGLRLARRQMGMIFQEFNLVERLTVMENVLTGRLGYVPLWQAWRRRFPAGDVALAFDTLRRVGLEGMENKRADALSGGQRQRVGIARALVQRPKILLVDEPTSSLDPKTAEAVMALITQLATEDRIPALVNIHDVPLARRFAQRIVGLNAGRVVFEGRPGDLDGAALDRIYGGAPGELARALS; encoded by the coding sequence GTGCTCGAAGTCTCCGGGCTCACGAAGCGCTATCCCGCCGGAGACGAGGCCCTTCGCGGGGTTTCGCTCGCCGTCGGCGCCCACGAGGTGGTTTTCGTCATCGGGCCCTCGGGCGCCGGCAAGAGCACCCTCATCCGCTGCGTCAACCGGCTGGTCGAGCCCGACTCGGGCTCGGTCACGCTCGACGGCCTCGAGTTGACGACGCTCGCGCCGGCCGGGCTCAGGCTCGCGCGGCGGCAGATGGGCATGATCTTCCAGGAGTTCAACCTCGTCGAGCGCCTCACCGTGATGGAGAACGTGCTCACCGGGCGGCTGGGCTACGTCCCGCTCTGGCAGGCCTGGCGGCGCCGCTTCCCCGCCGGGGACGTGGCGCTGGCGTTCGATACGCTCCGGCGCGTCGGGCTCGAGGGCATGGAGAACAAGCGGGCCGACGCGCTGTCGGGAGGCCAGCGCCAGCGGGTCGGCATCGCGCGGGCCCTGGTCCAGCGGCCCAAGATCCTGCTCGTGGACGAGCCGACCTCCAGCCTCGATCCCAAGACGGCCGAGGCCGTGATGGCGCTCATCACCCAGCTCGCCACCGAGGACCGCATCCCGGCCCTGGTGAACATCCACGACGTGCCGCTCGCGCGGCGGTTCGCCCAGCGGATCGTCGGCCTCAACGCGGGACGCGTGGTCTTCGAGGGCCGACCGGGCGATCTCGACGGCGCCGCACTCGACCGCATCTACGGCGGCGCCCCCGGCGAACTGGCTCGGGCGCTCTCGTGA
- the phnE gene encoding phosphonate ABC transporter, permease protein PhnE, with protein sequence MSRLQAWRPPSAFPSRWMGPACWLALCAFLVWNAASLELDPARIQRGLARAGTVFGRAFPPDFHRWRLLLDGIVESIQMATLSTALGTALGIPVAVLAARNVVPLPVYAAGRGIVSLGRTFHEIIVAIIMVKAVGFGPLAGTLTLTVNSLGFFSKLLAEQIEQIDRGQVEAVRATGAGRGAVLLFGVLPQVLPRVIGLTVYQWDIHLRQSTIIGIVGAGGIGTTLYNSFSRYDYDFSLAILLVIIAIVAAGEWVSAWARRKIQ encoded by the coding sequence GTGAGCCGGCTCCAGGCGTGGCGGCCGCCCTCGGCCTTCCCCAGCCGGTGGATGGGCCCGGCCTGCTGGCTCGCGCTCTGCGCCTTTCTCGTCTGGAACGCGGCGAGCCTCGAGCTGGACCCGGCGCGGATCCAGCGCGGCTTGGCCCGCGCAGGGACGGTGTTCGGCAGGGCCTTCCCGCCCGACTTCCACCGCTGGCGGCTCCTGCTGGACGGCATCGTGGAGAGCATCCAGATGGCCACGCTCTCCACCGCGCTCGGCACGGCGCTCGGCATCCCGGTGGCGGTGCTGGCCGCGCGCAACGTGGTGCCGCTGCCGGTGTACGCGGCGGGTCGCGGCATCGTCTCCCTCGGGCGCACCTTCCACGAGATCATCGTGGCCATCATCATGGTCAAGGCCGTGGGCTTCGGCCCGCTCGCCGGCACGCTCACGCTCACGGTCAACTCGCTGGGCTTCTTCAGCAAGCTGCTGGCGGAGCAGATCGAGCAGATCGACCGCGGCCAGGTGGAGGCCGTGCGCGCGACCGGCGCGGGCCGCGGGGCCGTGCTGCTGTTCGGAGTGCTGCCCCAGGTGCTGCCGCGCGTCATCGGGCTCACCGTGTACCAGTGGGACATCCACCTCCGCCAGTCCACGATCATCGGGATCGTCGGGGCGGGCGGCATCGGCACGACGCTGTACAACTCCTTCTCCCGCTACGACTACGACTTCAGCCTGGCTATCCTGCTGGTCATCATCGCGATCGTCGCGGCGGGCGAGTGGGTGAGCGCCTGGGCCCGCAGGAAGATCCAGTGA
- a CDS encoding post-COAP-1 domain-containing protein, translating to MSQDVRHAELREKTQQLLQGALKHVRAAALAAALVPLGAVAVSPAVAQDRCCGGCPPAVPSPCDFVTSGGFVVTDSNVMANFGVHGGCKKGNFWGHVNYVDHGTGYHVDSIQITGYVDPSPPSNTRDICGVATTNVSEPPVRFRVRLIDNGEPGTNDGFGIRLSNAYHVATRLLGGGGPGGGNIDLHDPNPSTVGPDPAPDEFTMCGLVGAP from the coding sequence ATGTCTCAGGACGTCCGTCACGCAGAGTTGCGGGAGAAGACGCAGCAGTTGTTGCAGGGGGCGCTCAAGCATGTTCGGGCGGCGGCGCTCGCCGCGGCGCTGGTGCCATTAGGCGCGGTGGCCGTGAGCCCGGCGGTGGCTCAGGACAGGTGCTGCGGCGGCTGCCCTCCCGCCGTGCCGTCGCCCTGCGACTTCGTCACCAGCGGTGGCTTCGTCGTTACAGACTCCAACGTGATGGCGAACTTCGGTGTCCACGGGGGATGTAAGAAGGGCAACTTCTGGGGCCACGTGAACTATGTCGATCACGGCACCGGCTATCACGTGGACAGCATCCAGATCACGGGATACGTGGACCCGTCCCCTCCATCGAACACCCGCGATATCTGCGGCGTGGCCACGACCAACGTGAGCGAACCCCCCGTTCGGTTCCGTGTGCGACTCATTGACAATGGCGAGCCTGGCACCAATGACGGGTTTGGCATCCGGCTCTCCAATGCGTACCACGTCGCCACGCGCCTGCTGGGCGGGGGCGGGCCGGGAGGCGGGAATATCGATCTGCACGACCCGAACCCGTCCACGGTGGGGCCGGATCCGGCGCCGGACGAGTTCACCATGTGCGGCCTAGTCGGCGCGCCCTAG
- a CDS encoding TRAP transporter large permease subunit, protein MSDPSLGLVMLGLIVIAIMMGFPTAFTLMGLGMMFGYIAFWIPGHHWWDNRAFDLIVQRTYGVMTNDTLLSVPLFVFMGYVMERAALVDRMFHSVQLAFRRVPASLAVTTLLVCAFWGIASGIVGAVVVLMGVIALRPMLNAGYDVRLAAGAITAGGTLGILIPPSVMLIVYAAVAGQSIVKLYAAAMLPGFFLTFLYLVYILGWAIINPKIAPKLPPDQYRVPVPEWLQRLERGRSRSVVLGVLAAAVRPGFVRHATRPDGGPLGYRPILNSVVTILVPVALTVGTLAATWWYVAVYNAPAAAVVATAPTPQATPPDAPKAATRPPAEPEKPQELGSAAQEPDATQTPKKADSPPEEMTSLAAPADTTAGKIPEHFYAWFWGFAAGSLLLLLVYFWRMDGEQLEILKELCISVVPLGVLTVVVLAVILFGICTATESAAIGALGALYLAVLTKFPRQVGWWSLAGAIVGVALGWWNGEDFASLLVSASIGGTFMGTVAPGLLNLRSSPELRQTLKESTFLTAKTTAMVCWLFVGSALFSAVFALHGGQGLIERWVLGMNLSPLGFLFLSQVIIFVLGWPLEWTEIIVIFCPIFIPLLTHFQVDPILFGTMVAVNLQAAFLSPPVAMSAFYLKGVAPKHVTLNQIFAGMMPYMIIVCICLGFMYIWPGMTLWLPEFLYGK, encoded by the coding sequence GTGAGCGACCCGAGTCTCGGCCTGGTGATGCTGGGCCTCATCGTGATCGCGATCATGATGGGCTTCCCGACCGCATTCACGCTGATGGGGCTGGGGATGATGTTCGGCTACATCGCGTTCTGGATTCCGGGTCATCACTGGTGGGACAACCGGGCCTTCGACCTGATCGTGCAGCGGACGTACGGCGTCATGACCAACGACACCCTGCTGTCGGTGCCTCTGTTCGTCTTCATGGGATACGTCATGGAGCGGGCGGCGCTCGTGGACCGGATGTTCCACAGCGTGCAGCTCGCCTTCCGCCGCGTCCCCGCCTCGCTCGCCGTCACGACCCTTCTCGTATGCGCGTTCTGGGGCATCGCCTCCGGCATCGTCGGCGCCGTCGTCGTCCTCATGGGCGTGATCGCGCTGCGGCCGATGCTCAATGCCGGCTACGACGTGAGGCTCGCCGCGGGGGCGATCACGGCGGGCGGTACGCTCGGCATCCTGATCCCCCCGTCGGTCATGCTCATCGTCTACGCTGCGGTGGCCGGTCAGTCCATCGTCAAGCTCTACGCGGCGGCCATGCTCCCGGGCTTCTTCCTCACGTTCCTGTATCTCGTCTACATCCTCGGCTGGGCGATCATCAACCCGAAGATCGCGCCCAAGCTGCCGCCGGACCAGTACCGCGTGCCGGTGCCGGAGTGGCTCCAGCGGCTCGAGCGTGGCCGCTCGCGGAGCGTCGTGCTCGGTGTGCTCGCGGCCGCCGTGCGCCCGGGCTTCGTGCGCCACGCCACGAGACCGGACGGGGGGCCGCTGGGCTATCGCCCGATCCTCAACAGCGTGGTAACGATACTGGTGCCGGTCGCGCTGACGGTCGGCACCCTCGCCGCGACCTGGTGGTACGTGGCCGTCTACAACGCGCCGGCGGCCGCGGTGGTCGCGACCGCTCCGACCCCGCAGGCCACGCCACCCGACGCGCCGAAGGCGGCGACCCGACCCCCCGCGGAGCCGGAGAAGCCCCAGGAGCTGGGATCGGCGGCGCAGGAGCCGGATGCAACGCAGACCCCGAAGAAGGCCGACAGCCCGCCCGAGGAGATGACGTCGCTCGCGGCGCCTGCGGACACGACGGCGGGGAAGATCCCCGAGCACTTCTACGCGTGGTTCTGGGGATTCGCCGCAGGCTCCCTCCTCCTGCTCCTGGTCTACTTCTGGCGCATGGACGGCGAGCAGCTCGAGATCCTGAAGGAGCTGTGCATCTCGGTGGTGCCGCTCGGCGTGCTCACCGTGGTGGTGCTCGCGGTGATCCTGTTCGGGATCTGCACCGCGACCGAGTCCGCGGCGATCGGCGCCCTCGGCGCGCTGTATCTCGCCGTGTTGACCAAGTTCCCGCGTCAGGTCGGCTGGTGGAGCCTCGCCGGCGCCATCGTCGGTGTCGCGCTCGGGTGGTGGAACGGCGAAGACTTCGCGTCGCTGCTCGTATCGGCCTCGATCGGGGGGACGTTCATGGGGACGGTTGCACCCGGGCTTCTGAACCTCAGAAGCTCACCGGAGCTCCGGCAGACCTTGAAGGAATCGACCTTCCTCACCGCGAAGACCACCGCCATGGTGTGCTGGCTCTTCGTCGGGTCCGCGCTCTTCTCCGCCGTCTTCGCGCTGCACGGGGGCCAGGGGCTGATCGAGCGGTGGGTGCTCGGCATGAACCTCTCGCCGCTCGGATTCCTGTTCCTGTCGCAGGTCATCATCTTCGTGCTGGGCTGGCCGCTCGAGTGGACGGAAATCATCGTGATCTTCTGCCCGATCTTCATCCCGCTCCTGACCCACTTTCAGGTCGACCCGATCCTCTTCGGCACGATGGTGGCGGTCAATCTCCAGGCGGCGTTCCTCTCGCCGCCGGTGGCGATGTCGGCGTTCTATCTCAAGGGCGTGGCGCCGAAACACGTCACGCTCAACCAGATCTTCGCGGGGATGATGCCGTACATGATCATCGTCTGCATCTGCCTCGGGTTCATGTACATCTGGCCCGGTATGACGCTCTGGCTGCCGGAGTTCCTCTACGGCAAGTAA
- the phnE gene encoding phosphonate ABC transporter, permease protein PhnE, with product MTHPAAPPVPPVWTRRSRGQHVARLAARLGVALVLVWAARGMGVRWEWIADSPAQLADLFVRMVPPDWAFAGALINPLLQTVNIATLGTAVAVLLALPVAFLAALNTTFNRGTYLLARLLIVVSRSVDSLIWALIFIIIVGPGSLAGALAVGVRSLGFVAKLFAEGIEEIDRGQVEAVTATGAGRFHVLLYGIVPQIRPVFAGVCVFRWDINIRESTVLGIVGAGGIGFVLNEAILGLEWARVSLILLVILGIVALSEVASAWIRRRLA from the coding sequence ATGACGCATCCGGCGGCGCCGCCGGTTCCGCCCGTCTGGACCCGCCGGAGCCGCGGCCAGCACGTCGCGCGGCTCGCGGCGCGCCTGGGCGTCGCGCTGGTGCTCGTGTGGGCGGCCCGCGGCATGGGGGTCCGCTGGGAGTGGATCGCCGACTCCCCGGCCCAGCTCGCCGATCTCTTCGTCCGGATGGTCCCGCCCGACTGGGCCTTCGCCGGCGCGCTCATCAACCCGCTCCTGCAAACGGTGAACATCGCGACCCTCGGCACGGCCGTGGCCGTCCTCCTGGCCCTGCCCGTCGCCTTTCTCGCGGCGCTCAACACCACATTCAATCGGGGCACCTATCTGCTCGCCCGCCTGCTCATCGTGGTCAGCCGCTCGGTGGACTCGCTCATCTGGGCGCTGATCTTCATCATCATCGTGGGACCGGGCTCTCTGGCCGGGGCGCTCGCCGTGGGCGTGCGCTCCCTGGGTTTCGTCGCCAAGCTCTTCGCGGAAGGCATCGAGGAGATCGACCGCGGCCAGGTCGAGGCGGTCACGGCCACCGGGGCCGGCCGCTTCCACGTGCTCCTCTACGGCATCGTGCCCCAGATCCGGCCGGTGTTCGCCGGCGTCTGCGTGTTCCGCTGGGATATCAATATCCGCGAGTCGACGGTGCTCGGCATCGTGGGGGCGGGCGGCATCGGCTTCGTGCTGAACGAAGCCATCCTGGGGCTCGAGTGGGCGCGCGTCAGCCTGATCTTATTGGTGATCCTGGGCATCGTCGCCCTGTCCGAGGTGGCCTCGGCCTGGATCCGGCGCCGTCTCGCATGA
- a CDS encoding class I adenylate-forming enzyme family protein, with protein MTQPVNLGDLLDRSRPAGATALIDCLDWERPREYSHGEIHRLADACARGLRARGLTRGDAVAILAGNRAEFLVAYFGTMRAGLVSVPVNHKFPRETIDFVMRDAAVKLAFCDGERRAQVPAGIPLVDFDSTAGDGFEALLDHGDFAAVRPAARETAMVLYTSGSTGRPKGVPLSHDGHLWAVRSRVAAGTGLDRERFIVAAPLFHMNALGTSKVVFAAHGGIVLLPQFDARRYVEAIGRFGVTFLTSVPTMLALILRETDTLSRTDLSSVRVVRMGSAPTTQQLIDAVKKAFPGAAVSYIYGTTEAGPVMFGADPDGRHQPDLALGWPRLDVEVRLVGPDGRDADEGMLWIRTPANMTGYLNLPDKTKEVLTPDGWYLSGDVLRRDPTGAYYFVGRADDMFICGGENIYPGEVEAMLERHPDILQACVVPIPDEIKYEKPFAFVVTRDGSRLHDDDVKQYALAHAPAYQHPRHVVFMPALPLASTGKVDRVALRRLALEHRQVETKA; from the coding sequence ATGACCCAACCCGTCAACCTGGGCGACTTGCTCGACCGGTCTCGACCGGCCGGCGCTACGGCGCTGATCGACTGCCTCGACTGGGAGCGGCCTCGCGAATACTCCCACGGCGAGATCCACCGCTTGGCCGATGCCTGCGCGCGGGGCCTGCGCGCGCGCGGCCTCACGCGGGGGGACGCGGTGGCGATCCTGGCCGGGAACCGCGCCGAGTTCCTCGTCGCCTACTTCGGGACGATGCGCGCGGGACTGGTTTCGGTCCCGGTGAACCACAAGTTCCCGCGTGAGACGATCGACTTCGTGATGCGGGATGCGGCCGTGAAGCTCGCGTTCTGCGACGGCGAGCGCCGCGCGCAGGTTCCTGCCGGGATCCCGCTGGTCGACTTCGATTCGACGGCGGGCGACGGCTTCGAGGCGCTCCTGGACCACGGGGACTTCGCCGCCGTGCGCCCCGCGGCCCGTGAGACGGCGATGGTGCTGTACACCTCAGGCTCGACCGGCCGGCCCAAGGGTGTGCCGCTCTCCCACGACGGCCACCTCTGGGCGGTGCGGTCGCGTGTCGCCGCGGGCACGGGCCTCGACCGGGAGCGCTTCATCGTGGCGGCGCCGCTCTTCCACATGAACGCGCTTGGCACGAGCAAGGTCGTGTTCGCCGCGCACGGCGGCATCGTTTTGCTCCCGCAGTTCGACGCCCGCCGGTACGTCGAGGCGATCGGCCGCTTCGGCGTCACGTTCCTCACCTCCGTGCCGACGATGCTGGCGCTGATCCTCCGCGAAACCGACACCCTCTCGCGCACGGATCTATCCTCGGTGCGCGTGGTGAGAATGGGCTCGGCGCCCACGACGCAGCAGCTCATCGACGCGGTCAAGAAGGCCTTCCCCGGCGCGGCGGTCTCCTACATCTACGGCACCACGGAAGCCGGCCCGGTCATGTTCGGCGCGGATCCGGATGGCCGACACCAGCCCGACCTGGCGCTGGGCTGGCCGCGGCTGGACGTGGAAGTCCGCCTCGTGGGCCCGGATGGCCGCGATGCCGACGAGGGCATGCTCTGGATCCGGACGCCCGCCAACATGACGGGCTATCTCAACCTTCCCGACAAGACGAAGGAAGTCCTCACGCCGGACGGCTGGTACCTCTCCGGCGACGTCTTGAGGCGCGACCCGACAGGCGCGTACTACTTCGTCGGACGCGCCGACGACATGTTCATCTGCGGCGGTGAGAACATCTATCCGGGCGAGGTCGAGGCCATGCTCGAGCGCCACCCCGACATCCTCCAGGCTTGCGTCGTGCCGATCCCCGACGAGATCAAGTACGAGAAGCCGTTCGCCTTCGTCGTGACCCGGGACGGCAGCCGCCTCCACGATGACGACGTCAAGCAGTACGCCCTCGCGCATGCGCCGGCCTACCAGCACCCGCGGCACGTGGTCTTCATGCCGGCGCTGCCGCTCGCCAGCACCGGCAAGGTGGATCGCGTGGCGCTCCGCCGGCTGGCGCTCGAGCACCGCCAGGTGGAGACGAAAGCATGA
- a CDS encoding zinc-binding dehydrogenase, with amino-acid sequence MRAAVIYEHGGPGSIRIEPAFPDPLPGPEDVVIKVRATTLNYHDIFTRRGMQGIKVPMPCIMGVDFAGEIVETGGAVTGWKAGDRVMVDPVDRVGPGGLMGEMWHGGLAEYCRVPAHHLVALPEDVSYEAAACLPVAYGTAVRMMHTIGEVKQGDKVLILGASGGVGTCCVQLARLRGAEVIACASSDSKLARLKDLGAAHALDYTKHDFVKWVYETFGKPHRRKFSGGVDVVVNFTGGETWVPSLKVLHRGGKVLTCGATAGFDPKEDLRFIWTFELKILGSNGWTREDLSTLLALIQEGRLKPVIDCELPLAEVNEAFRLLEDREIFGKVVVRP; translated from the coding sequence ATGAGAGCCGCGGTCATCTACGAGCACGGCGGGCCCGGGTCCATCAGGATCGAGCCGGCTTTTCCCGATCCGCTCCCGGGGCCCGAGGACGTCGTCATTAAGGTGCGCGCCACCACGCTCAATTACCACGACATCTTCACGCGCCGTGGCATGCAGGGCATCAAGGTGCCCATGCCCTGCATCATGGGCGTCGACTTCGCCGGCGAGATCGTCGAGACCGGCGGCGCCGTGACGGGGTGGAAGGCCGGCGACCGGGTCATGGTCGATCCGGTGGACAGGGTCGGGCCCGGCGGCCTCATGGGTGAGATGTGGCACGGCGGGCTCGCCGAGTACTGCCGCGTGCCGGCGCACCACCTGGTCGCGCTCCCGGAGGACGTATCGTACGAAGCCGCCGCGTGCCTGCCCGTGGCCTACGGCACGGCCGTGCGCATGATGCACACCATCGGCGAGGTGAAGCAGGGGGACAAGGTCCTCATCCTCGGCGCCTCGGGCGGCGTCGGCACCTGCTGCGTCCAGCTGGCGAGGCTCCGCGGCGCGGAAGTGATCGCCTGCGCCAGCAGTGACAGCAAGCTCGCGCGTCTGAAGGACCTGGGCGCCGCGCATGCCCTCGACTACACGAAGCACGACTTCGTGAAGTGGGTCTACGAGACCTTCGGCAAGCCGCACCGGCGGAAGTTCAGCGGCGGCGTGGACGTGGTGGTCAACTTCACCGGCGGCGAGACGTGGGTGCCGTCGTTGAAAGTCCTGCACCGCGGGGGCAAGGTGCTCACGTGCGGAGCCACGGCGGGCTTCGATCCCAAGGAGGACCTTCGCTTCATCTGGACGTTCGAGCTCAAGATCCTGGGGTCGAACGGCTGGACGCGGGAGGATCTGTCCACGCTCCTCGCGCTGATCCAGGAGGGGCGGCTGAAGCCGGTCATCGACTGCGAGCTGCCGCTCGCGGAGGTGAACGAGGCGTTCCGGCTCCTGGAAGACCGCGAAATCTTCGGCAAGGTCGTCGTGCGCCCGTGA